CATGCTCCTGAAGAAGGGGACGAGCTCGGCGTCGCCTCTCATCATGGCGATGGCGAGCTCGATGACGAACCTTCTCATCCTCGGAACCTTCACCCTGGGTGTCCTGTGCTCTTTCAGAATCTCCACTAGCCTCCCTGCAATGTCTGTATCTGGTACACCTGCCTTTCCAAAGATTTCCTTGTGAAATTCAGGTGTTGCAAGCCTTGTAATCTGTATTGCCAATCCTATAGACACCTCAAGCAAGCTGCTCTTCTCAACCATAATTGCTTTGAACACCTGTGAAATCATGTAGCAGACATCATTCATCAAATCATAGCAACGATGTCTACTGAAGAATGAAATAAGTGATCTTGTTCTAGAGAATCTATTCTATGCCCTTGAGTTTACTCTAGTTAAATGTTTTTTATTGGTTTCTTTGATTTGTTTCAAAAGAACATCAACACAGGAATTCTCTCATGGTTGCAGTGACATGAGTAGCACTTCATGGTTCTGAGTTCAAGTCtctataggagcgaatttcagtttgggttatttgagggctaaatTCCCTGTTTGATAGGTTAAGTTCCCAATTAAAAAGGCtatatatatccggttggatgtagaggctacggccttgtttagttctaaattttttcttcaaactttcaacttttccatcacatcaaaactttcctacacacataaacttccaacttttccatcacattgtttcaatttcaaccaaacttccaattttagcgtgaactaaactcAGCCTAGGTAAAAattacccttctctaaaaaaaaagaattctcaTCCTTTTTTGGTTGGTTTTTGAGAACTTTCTATTGGGACAGCTAAGTTCCCTATTAAAAAGGCTATATATATCTGGTTAGATGTAGAGGCTAGGTAAAAATTACCCTTCTAAAAAAAGAATTCTCTCATATTTTTTGGTTGGTTTTTGAGAACTTACTATTGGGACAGCTGCAGTGAGGCTGCTGAGCTGCAAGAAGTGGTCGCTCCTGCTGTACCTGCACAGGTTCAGTAGGATTCTGGATGACGTGATCTGCAGCCCGGGGTGGTGCAGCGTCATCACCAGCctctcgacgacggcggcttccCGGAGTATCCGGTCGCAGTTGGCGGCGCTCTCGAGGGCGAGCagcgccaccacctcgccggccTGCAGCCTGATGTGCGCCGCCCCCTGCGCCGCGTAGGCGACCGCCGGAGCCGACTCCGGCGAGCCGGCGAACATGTCCAGCAGATGCGCGATCATGTCGCCCGTGCAGCCGATCTTCTCCTTGGCGTCGCCGTCGAtggcgaggtcggcgaggacgccgaTCGCCGTCAGCTGCATCTTGCcgtggcgctcgccgccgtgctggAGCACCTTGCGGATGTTGCCGAGGACGAACACGTTGTCGGAGATCTCCCTCCTGATCGCCTCGCCGGTGTGCCCCGGCGTGCTCGAGAGGTTCTTCACCACCTGCAGCGACCGGAGCACCGTCTTCGCCGGCAggctcccctcgccgccggcgcagaTCTGCAGCGCCGCCCTGCTCGTCCGGGTGAAGTGTATGATCCTGGAGAGGACACCCCTTGTGCTCGAGATCTTCGCCGCGTTGCCGTGCTCGCGCGCCAGCTTCTTCATGATGTGGAGCCCCATCTCGTTCATggcgaggtcgccggcggcggcgtcggtggtggGGGTCTCGAGTAAGGTGGAGATGGACTCGATGGCGCCGGGGATGGTGGCGACGCGGATGAGGTTGCGGCGCTtgccggcgaggcggaggacgaCCTCGGCGGCGAGCGACCTGACGCGGCGCTTGCTGGGGCTCTTCCAGCTCACCATCTCCACCAGCCGCTCGACGGTGGCCGCCGACGTGCCGATCTTGCgcaccgcccgcctcgccgagTCGCGGTTGGCGATGgagccccggaggatgtgcgcgCCGATGAGCTGCTCGTCGCCGGAGTCCGATGagaggagctcgacggcgaaGGAGACGAGGTCCATCCGCGTGGCGTCGAGGATGCCGCCCTCGACCGACCTCGAGAAGGCGCGGTAGAAGAACCGCTTGATCGGCAccacgccggcgtcgccgaggTCGCACTCGCCGCTCACCGCCTCGACCAGGCGCCGATAGCTGAGCACCCACTCCCAGTACGCGCGCTCCACCAGGAAGATCACCGCCTCCGACAGCGCGAGCACGTAGAACAGCATCAGCGCGTAGTACGCGTtcttgttgccgccgccgccattgtcgCCGGCGAAGCGGAGCGTGGCGAGGCGCAGCAGCGACAGCGCGACGCACGCCGACGCCGAGAGGAGCTGGAGCCAGTAGAGGACGTAGCTCACGTTCCTCGCCTCGACGAGCCAGCCGccgagggggaggaggtggatgggcgaggccgccgccgccgccttgtgcggcggcggcgggtcgtcgtcgtcgtctccggcggcggcggcggcggcgtccgggagGTGCATCGGCTGCTCCTGCAGATCGAGCTCGTTGCTCCGGCTGAACACCCTCGTCCCCTCGACGAGGAGGATGGCGGTGACGAGCCAGAAGTCCCGGGcgtcgaggtcggcggcgaaccCGCCGAGGATGACCACCGTCGCCCACACGAAGCAGACGGCGCCGACGTGCGACGCGGCCTTCTCGAGCACCGCGACGTGGAGCGCGAACGCCGTCACCTTGCGCTCCGGCACcacgtcgtcgacgccgccgccgtcgtcggaggcggtggcggcgtgcatGGACGAGACCTGGTGCtccaccggccgccgctgcgGCTCGTACGACGACGCCGTCGAGTCGCCGGTGTGCGTTCTCCggtgcctcgccgtcgccgtcgccgtcggcggcggcaacggcggcggctgcactaGTATTTGCATGGGAATgtccacgccgccggcgccggcgccgccgccatgatcAGCCGTAGTGTCGATGGCCATTAGCCTTGTATTCCCGAGTGCGTGCACAAGTGCACTTGGGGTTTAATTTCCATGGTTTTTTGCATGGTGATGTTATAAGGTTGGAGCTGATTGGGCGGGAGGCTAATTTTTCATCTAAATTAATTTTGCTGGATCTTGTGTGAAAGCAATCAGAAGAGAAAGATGAAATGAGATTCGTGTGGCTTCAACGTGCAAGAAACAAAGTTTCATCAAGTTCAGATACACGCTCGAGTAGATTACAAGTTGTTTATTGCATTCCTGCGCAATGCAATGGAGCAAAAGCTGTGTTTACCTTGCCGGTTTTCAAGTTGTTTAACCTGCAGGTTACATCATCTTGTGTCATGTAATGTTGAGACTTGCTGAACTTCTCATGTTACAGTGCAGTAGCCAAGACATGTTTGATTTTGATTGTTGGAAGGATTATTGGTGAGAATTATCtataatcaaatatttattaataaaaataataaatagagCAAATAGTCCATAATCCATTTCAATAATCAGTAAATAAAATCTTTATAGACAACCTTTCACCGTTTCACGCAACAGTCATTTTCAGAGGTTTACATACCATTGCCAACTCTATAACTGCTTCTCGTACACTCAGATTGCATCTCAATCAACTTGTTTTTAATCTCCAAATTAAGAGGATCCTCTTCATTCAACCATTCTCTTAGACTAGATCACATAACATTTCTCGgattttatatatacatgttaCTTGATCATGGGTACGTCAAGCAATCCTATGTCTGAGTCAACAGGCAAAATGACTTCATTTGATAAATCCAGAAGCCAAAACAATCATCCGGGTTGCTTATCTGAACACTGCCGGGTAGCTGAAGACCTACGGGTTCAGGCTTTATACATGCAGAATTCAGTGTATTCTTTAAGCAGAAACCGTACCCGTAGCTTCAGGAATGGAAGAGTACATTTCGTGCCGCGCAACGAGGAAATCATTCTCCGGCCGTACGGTGTTCCACGCCCGgtaggccggcggcgccgccgcaacCAATGACCAATCACCAAATCCAACACCTCTGGAGTTTGGAGTTTACTCTGcatccaaacaaacaaattCAATTGAATTTCAGTGCATCGAATTCTACTGAGAAACCGGCAGCAATTACAATAAAAAGGTAACTCTTGTACTACACATCACTCCTCATGGTTCATGGACTTTGGCAATTTAGCACCACTTGACAATAAGTAATAACATGATGGTATATTTTACCTCTtccgtttgttttttttctgtaaTGCGTACAACTCTTAGGTAGATAGAGAGGAAGATGCCATCAGCTGTGACATTTTCCTAGAAGATGAACATTGGCATGTCAGTCAAGAAAACTATGCTCCAGCTCTATCGGGAGAATAATACAAATAAAGGGAACTTCGCATGCGTAGTAATCGAAGTTGCTGCTGACTCATCATTGGATTAACCGGTGCTCTCGTGTCAGCTGTCTCCTGATTGCCTACAACCCTGCCCCTTCAGGAGGTATACTTTAGAAAGTGCATCAGTATTCTTCGTAGCATATACAGAATTCCAGATAGATACATCAAAGAACCTGAACTGATTCATGAGTATGTCGACACAAACAGAGAATGTACTGGTAGATGTAGCAGAGAGAGTTGCCCAACCTGAGGCGAGCTGGCATAGCGCGATGCCAGAAGAGCAGCTGAATTGCTTTGTTCAAGTTGTTGCCTCCGTTGAGAGGGTGGGCAACGCCCTCGGCACACTGGCGTTCACCTGGGCCACCGTTGTCCTCCTTGGAGGATACCCAACTAGTATCACCTGTGTGGACTTTGCGTACGCCACAGCATTGTTCTTCTTAGAAGCTGCAAGGTATGCATCAATGATCAGTCACATGTGATAATGTTAGTCACAAACCTGTGTACTCATGTTATCACTACACTTAGCATTCGTAAGACCATGATCAGATTATCTAGTACTTAGCAATTTATCAAGTCCAAAAGGATTGTTGTTCATTTGGTTGATATATCATCCTGTTTTTCTCGGTTTCCATGTGATGCACCGTGCATATTTTCAGGATGTTCTGCCCCAACAGATCAGAGTACCAACTTTTCTTCAGGACTCGCGGAGCTTTGAGACCTTTCTCATGGAATAGAGTGATTGTGGTGATATGTTTGAATAATGTTGGTTTATTCCTCCCAAGCACCAAAAGTAAAGAATTGTCGGTTTCCATATTGATGCTTGTTGCTGCCACCTTGCCTTTCCCAGGAGTTCACAAACTTAAAGGTGGTCCATTACGCAATGCTATATCACTATTGAGCCCCTTGGTTGTAATGGTGCTGTTGATCCCCTGTCTATGGTGCAAAGATACAACACCAGCACCAAAATGGCATTTGCTACTCCTAGCTAGGGCCTTTTACACACTGTTACTGGTCATGGTGTTGCTACTAACGATCAGCAAATTGCAGTTTCCAAGCATCGTCAGACTAGTTCATAGGCTTGTCATCCACAAATCATTATCCTGCCACCAAGTCAGTTTGTTTTCTTGCATGTACCTTGCAGCAGTGCCcttggtgttcttttctccatttttgttagTAATGATGGTATTCGCTCTGTTGACAGCAATGTGTGGCAGTTTACAGATTCCAGCTGCAGTCATGCGCATCGTTATTGGATCGATCTGCCTTTTGCACCAAGATTATTATGGCAAAGGTGGCCATGCAAATAATTCTGACAAGACAAACCTCAAGCCAacacttaggctgcgttcgttgggtggagaaagagagaga
The window above is part of the Oryza sativa Japonica Group chromosome 7, ASM3414082v1 genome. Proteins encoded here:
- the LOC136351160 gene encoding uncharacterized protein produces the protein MAIDTTADHGGGAGAGGVDIPMQILVQPPPLPPPTATATARHRRTHTGDSTASSYEPQRRPVEHQVSSMHAATASDDGGGVDDVVPERKVTAFALHVAVLEKAASHVGAVCFVWATVVILGGFAADLDARDFWLVTAILLVEGTRVFSRSNELDLQEQPMHLPDAAAAAAGDDDDDPPPPHKAAAAASPIHLLPLGGWLVEARNVSYVLYWLQLLSASACVALSLLRLATLRFAGDNGGGGNKNAYYALMLFYVLALSEAVIFLVERAYWEWVLSYRRLVEAVSGECDLGDAGVVPIKRFFYRAFSRSVEGGILDATRMDLVSFAVELLSSDSGDEQLIGAHILRGSIANRDSARRAVRKIGTSAATVERLVEMVSWKSPSKRRVRSLAAEVVLRLAGKRRNLIRVATIPGAIESISTLLETPTTDAAAGDLAMNEMGLHIMKKLAREHGNAAKISSTRGVLSRIIHFTRTSRAALQICAGGEGSLPAKTVLRSLQVVKNLSSTPGHTGEAIRREISDNVFVLGNIRKVLQHGGERHGKMQLTAIGVLADLAIDGDAKEKIGCTGDMIAHLLDMFAGSPESAPAVAYAAQGAAHIRLQAGEVVALLALESAANCDRILREAAVVERLVMTLHHPGLQITSSRILLNLCRYSRSDHFLQLSSLTAAVPIVFKAIMVEKSSLLEVSIGLAIQITRLATPEFHKEIFGKAGVPDTDIAGRLVEILKEHRTPRVKVPRMRRFVIELAIAMMRGDAELVPFFRSMELEKELRSVVRSTSELESFNMFSGSIGLSRHSSTLASLVDDAMEIMQALQDS